Proteins encoded by one window of Streptomyces sp. ALI-76-A:
- a CDS encoding winged helix DNA-binding domain-containing protein produces the protein MTKTTKTTKRSTQRPAATAPVLGPRALNRATLDRQLLLRRAPLSAKAAVEHLLGLQAQNVKPPYYALAARLDDFAPGELSALMADREVVRIVTMRSTIHTHTAEDCLTLRPLVQPARDRELTIFRQGLQGVDLDRLAALARDLVETEPRTMKQLREALLGEWPDADPQALAIAARCKLPLVQVTPRGLWGRSGQVALTTAEHWLGRPARPAPAPDATVLRYLAAFGPASVKDMQTWAGLTRLRDAFERLRPGLVTFRDEQGVELFDLPDAPRPDPDTPAPPRFLPEFDNLLLSHADRTRVVPPEHWGRAWQGNQAYRTLLVDGFLAGVWKLEDTTLVIEPFGRLTGDQRREVTEEGERMLTVMHPESSYDIRFGPVLR, from the coding sequence ATGACGAAGACGACGAAGACGACGAAGCGGAGCACCCAGCGTCCGGCCGCCACGGCACCCGTGCTCGGCCCCCGCGCCCTCAACCGCGCCACCCTCGACCGGCAACTGCTCCTGCGTCGCGCCCCGCTGTCCGCCAAGGCCGCCGTCGAGCATCTGCTCGGTCTCCAGGCACAGAACGTGAAGCCCCCGTACTACGCCCTGGCCGCCCGCCTGGACGACTTCGCCCCGGGTGAGCTGTCCGCACTGATGGCCGACCGCGAAGTCGTCCGCATCGTCACCATGCGCTCGACCATCCACACCCACACGGCCGAGGACTGCCTCACCCTGCGGCCGCTGGTGCAGCCCGCGCGGGACCGCGAACTCACCATCTTCCGCCAGGGACTTCAGGGCGTCGACCTCGACCGGCTCGCCGCCCTGGCCCGGGACCTCGTCGAGACCGAGCCGCGCACCATGAAGCAGTTGCGGGAGGCGCTCTTGGGCGAGTGGCCGGACGCCGACCCGCAGGCCCTCGCGATCGCCGCCCGCTGCAAGCTGCCGCTGGTCCAGGTGACCCCGCGCGGGCTGTGGGGCCGAAGCGGCCAGGTCGCCCTGACCACCGCCGAGCACTGGCTGGGCCGCCCCGCACGGCCCGCACCCGCCCCCGACGCCACCGTGCTGCGCTACCTCGCCGCGTTCGGCCCGGCCTCCGTCAAGGACATGCAGACCTGGGCCGGCCTGACCCGCCTGCGGGACGCCTTCGAACGCCTCCGCCCGGGTCTGGTCACCTTCCGCGACGAACAGGGCGTCGAGCTCTTCGACCTCCCCGACGCGCCCCGCCCCGACCCGGACACCCCGGCCCCGCCCCGCTTCCTGCCCGAGTTCGACAACCTGCTCCTCTCCCACGCCGACCGCACCCGCGTCGTCCCGCCGGAGCACTGGGGCCGCGCCTGGCAGGGCAACCAGGCCTACCGCACGCTCCTCGTCGACGGCTTCCTGGCGGGCGTGTGGAAACTGGAGGACACCACCCTCGTCATCGAACCGTTCGGCCGGCTCACCGGCGACCAGCGGCGTGAGGTGACCGAGGAGGGGGAGCGGATGCTGACCGTGATGCACCCGGAGTCGTCGTACGACATCCGCTTCGGCCCGGTCCTCCGGTAA